The following proteins are co-located in the Perca fluviatilis chromosome 22, GENO_Pfluv_1.0, whole genome shotgun sequence genome:
- the ppp1r16a gene encoding protein phosphatase 1 regulatory subunit 16A, with translation MASEHSELLAEMATIGRLSATERLKHAQKRRTQQLKGWAQMEKDATRGSRAKADKKKPRTTKVTFPKAITLLDAAARNDLDEVRELLNSGVSPDLVNEDGLTALHQCCIDDFVELVQCLLDAGASVNACDSELWTPLHAAATCGHTGLVQLLIQADGNMPYDLCEDEATLELLEMVMAEQGITQDRIDECRGAKEAAMLADVQALVNSEADLNAQDANGTALLHIAAANGYMSVAELLLEHRALVEVKDSDGWTPLHAASCWGQIQMVELLVAHGASLNTKSVLEETPLDVCMDEEVRAKLMDLKHKHDAIMKSQDRQKGTLQRRASSTGSRGKVVRRVSVNERSSLYRREHHKEAMVWQERGRQPEPHDDDEDRQTDNELNQHATMVAGGGAASRLEELEAADRKIMSSLGNGGTSVSLSSSVPGELWTGGGLMDRSASYQLSPASGSGSAEGEGADSMTREKSHHTLADLKRQRAAAKLNKYPAPPPPLPPSLEEEPSVAVAEVTNTQAQPELQMTPNAEEVASPSQVYFTPASGDPPLLKLRAPEEDQPNNKEPCCGLM, from the exons ATGGCATCAGAGCACAGCGAGCTGCTGGCTGAGATGGCCACAATCGGGCGTTTGAGTGCCACCGAACGCCTAAAGCATGCCCAGAAGCGGCGCACTCAGCAGCTGAAAGGATGGGCGCAGATGGAGAAGGATGCAACACGAGGGTCAAGGGCCAAAGCAGATAAGAAGAAGCCGCGCACCACCAAAGTTACATTCCCAAAGGCCATCACCCTGCTAGATGCAGCTGCACGCAATGACCTGGACGAGG TGAGGGAGCTACTTAACAGTGGTGTCAGCCCAGATCTGGTCAACGAGGATGGACTGACAGCCCTAcatcag TGCTGCATTGATGACTTTGTGGAGCTAGTGCAGTGCCTGCTGGATGCTGGTGCCTCTGTGAATGCCTGTGACAGTGAGCTGTGGACACCGCTGCATGCTGCTGCCACCTGTGGACACACTGGATTGGTGCAGCTCCTGATTCAGGC GGATGGTAACATGCCCTATGACCTCTGTGAGGATGAGGCCACCCTCGAGCTGCTGGAGATGGTTATGGCTGAACAAG ggataACTCAGGACCGCATAGATGAATGTCGAGGGGCTAAAGAGGCGGCCATGCTCGCTGACGTTCAGGCTCTGGTTAACAGCGAAGCAGACTTGAATGCACAGGACGCTAATGGAACAGCACTG CTCCATATAGCAGCTGCTAATGGCTACATGTCCGTGGCGGAACTATTGCTAGAGCACAGAGCTCTGGTGGAGGTGAAGGACTCTGATGGCTGGACGCCACTACACGCCGCATCCTGCTGGGGTCAA ATCCAAATGGTGGAACTGTTGGTGGCCCATGGAGCCAGTTTAAACACCAAGTCTGTCCTGGAGGAGACCCCTCTGG atgtgtgtatggatgaaGAGGTCAGAGCCAAACTGATGGACCTGAAGCACAAACATGATGCCATCATGAAGAGCCAGGACCGGCAGAAGGGCACGCTGCAAAGACGAGCCTCTAGTACTGGCAGCAGAGG TAAGGTGGTACGTCGTGTCAGCGTGAACGAGCGCTCCAGTCTGTACCGGCGGGAGCACCACAAAGAGGCCATGGTGTGGCAGGAGCGCGGCCGACAGCCAGAGCCACATGACGACGACGAGGACAGACAAACGGATAATGAGCTGAACCAGCATGCCACCATG GTTGCTGGTGGTGGAGCCGCATCACGTTTAGAGGAACTGGAGGCTGCAGACAGGAAAATCATGTCCAGCCTAGGTAATGGAGGcacctctgtttctctgtcctcctctgtaCCTGGAGAGCTGTGGACTGGTGGAGGTCTCATGGATCGCAGCGCCTCGTACCAGCTCAGCCCTGCATCCGGGTCAGGGTCTGCAGAGGGAGAGGGGGCAGACAGTATGACTCGAGAGAAATCACACCATACCCTGGCTGACCTGAAACGCCAGCGGGCAGCTGCCAAGCTCAATAAGTACCCAGCGCCTCCCCCGCCGCTGCCCCCTTCCTTGGAGGAGGAGCCTTCTGTTGCAGTGGCCGAGGTGACAAACACTCAGGCCCAGCCAGAGCTCCAAATGACCCCAAATGCAGAGGAGGTAGCCTCCCCGAGCCAGGTGTACTTCACCCCAGCCAGCGGAGACCCTCCACTGCTGAAACTCCGAGCCCCTGAGGAGGACCAGCCTAACAATAAGGAGCCTTGCTGTGGACTCATGTAG